A portion of the Nitrospira sp. genome contains these proteins:
- a CDS encoding HD domain-containing protein codes for MKLPTAHPPAPYDGSALIADPIHEYVSFTVPYATPDPSERTEKDLIDSPWVQRLRYIYQLQSARWVYPSAEHTRFVHSLGTMHVAGRFARHLYPFLKKAVPDVPSAAFVEEFLRITALVHDIGHGPFCHFFDDNFLHGFGLTHEKLGQIIVREHLGPLIKKIRRSPSGPFDRGEELNPDHIAHVILKEKGKDNSRIPRWINMLQPVISGSYTADNLDYVLRDAYMCGVAVGPVDLTRLIHYTIVTDKGFTIHKTGLPALQMFLNTRMYLYSNVYYHRTTRAIDIHLRDIFGDTMKLLFPSNPAKHMDEYLTLTDWSLLEDVRRWKKAGQSSLRRLHQEWAHILGRDVKWKMAYSTVLKEKGIERGMDFPSHQQFQQQIQKALPAKLQTLPFRVDMAPLDPRPDPKDTRGIPLLVFDPGTKGVSTEPLEEFLDLLPTRLVQFRIYALDHDQDAALSRAAATVLNKTPSSMETNF; via the coding sequence ATGAAGCTACCAACTGCACATCCCCCCGCACCCTACGACGGATCAGCTCTCATTGCCGATCCGATTCACGAATATGTGTCGTTCACGGTACCGTACGCGACGCCGGATCCCTCGGAACGCACGGAAAAAGATCTGATCGATTCTCCATGGGTGCAGCGACTGCGCTACATTTACCAGCTCCAAAGCGCGCGCTGGGTCTACCCCTCGGCGGAACATACGCGATTCGTGCATTCACTCGGGACGATGCATGTGGCAGGCCGCTTTGCGCGCCATCTCTATCCCTTCTTGAAGAAGGCGGTCCCCGACGTTCCCTCGGCGGCCTTCGTCGAGGAATTCCTCCGCATTACGGCGCTGGTGCATGACATCGGACATGGTCCGTTCTGCCATTTCTTCGACGACAACTTTTTGCATGGTTTCGGTCTCACGCATGAAAAGCTCGGCCAGATCATTGTGCGCGAGCACCTGGGCCCCCTCATCAAAAAAATCCGCCGTAGTCCGTCGGGCCCGTTCGATCGCGGAGAAGAGTTGAATCCGGATCACATTGCGCATGTGATCCTGAAGGAGAAAGGCAAAGATAACTCCCGCATTCCGCGCTGGATCAATATGCTCCAGCCGGTCATTTCAGGCAGCTACACAGCCGACAATCTCGATTACGTGCTGCGCGACGCCTACATGTGCGGCGTCGCGGTGGGGCCGGTGGACCTGACCCGCTTGATTCACTACACCATCGTCACCGACAAGGGCTTCACGATTCATAAGACGGGGCTGCCGGCCCTGCAGATGTTTTTGAACACCAGAATGTATCTGTACTCGAACGTGTATTATCACCGCACGACCCGCGCCATCGACATTCATCTGCGCGACATTTTCGGGGACACGATGAAACTGTTGTTCCCGTCCAACCCGGCCAAGCACATGGATGAATATCTGACCTTGACCGACTGGTCATTGTTGGAGGACGTCAGACGATGGAAGAAAGCCGGCCAAAGCAGCCTGCGTCGTTTACATCAGGAGTGGGCGCATATCCTGGGGCGCGACGTGAAGTGGAAAATGGCCTACAGCACGGTGCTCAAGGAGAAGGGCATCGAGCGAGGCATGGATTTCCCCAGCCACCAGCAATTCCAGCAGCAGATTCAGAAGGCGTTGCCGGCAAAATTGCAGACATTGCCGTTTCGCGTCGACATGGCCCCGCTCGATCCGCGCCCGGATCCCAAGGATACGCGCGGCATCCCCCTGCTCGTCTTCGATCCCGGCACGAAAGGTGTCTCAACTGAACCGCTGGAAGAGTTTTTGGATCTGCTCCCCACCCGCCTCGTGCAATTCCGCATCTACGCCCTCGACCACGATCAAGACGCGGCCCTCTCCCGCGCCGCGGCAACCGTGCTGAATAAGACCCCGTCGAGCATGGAAACGAATTTCTAG